From Granulicella sp. WH15, the proteins below share one genomic window:
- a CDS encoding carboxypeptidase regulatory-like domain-containing protein, with the protein MKKIVLLAGFAVLALAGCKPDTAVKSTSESGAAPRSEAYSPAAPTVKLDPATLGAVSGTIHFNGKAPAPVRIDTSMDPACGMSGGGDMFSEQYVVHEGKLANVFVYVKSGPAAAMAIGSSMSAPVVMDQKGCQYEPHVVGVVRGGSVEFHNSDVTMHNIHTMPTVVGNETVDVSQSPKGTPKSKQFKVPELMIPVRCNNHPWMNAFINVSQTPFFAVSDAKGNFSIAGLPAGTYTLGAVHEKLGEQTLTVTVTAKGEAKADFAFSK; encoded by the coding sequence TTGAAGAAGATCGTTCTGCTGGCTGGTTTTGCGGTGTTGGCTCTGGCTGGATGTAAGCCGGATACCGCGGTGAAGAGCACCTCGGAGAGTGGCGCTGCGCCGCGATCCGAGGCTTACTCCCCGGCAGCGCCCACCGTGAAGCTGGACCCGGCTACGCTGGGCGCGGTGAGCGGAACGATCCACTTCAACGGCAAGGCTCCTGCTCCGGTCAGGATCGACACGAGCATGGACCCGGCGTGCGGCATGAGCGGTGGCGGGGATATGTTCTCGGAGCAGTATGTGGTCCACGAGGGCAAGCTGGCGAACGTCTTCGTGTATGTGAAGAGCGGTCCGGCGGCGGCGATGGCCATCGGCAGCAGCATGAGCGCGCCGGTGGTGATGGACCAGAAGGGCTGCCAGTACGAGCCGCACGTGGTGGGCGTAGTGCGGGGCGGCTCGGTCGAGTTTCACAACTCGGATGTGACGATGCACAACATCCATACGATGCCCACGGTGGTCGGCAATGAGACGGTGGATGTATCGCAGAGTCCGAAGGGCACTCCGAAGAGCAAGCAGTTCAAGGTGCCGGAGCTGATGATCCCGGTGCGCTGCAACAATCATCCGTGGATGAATGCGTTTATCAACGTGTCGCAGACGCCGTTCTTCGCGGTGAGCGATGCGAAGGGGAACTTCAGCATTGCGGGATTGCCTGCAGGCACGTACACGCTGGGCGCGGTACACGAGAAGCTGGGCGAGCAGACACTGACCGTGACCGTAACGGCCAAGGGTGAAGCCAAGGCTGACTTTGCTTTCAGTAAGTAA
- the asd gene encoding aspartate-semialdehyde dehydrogenase, with product MERRKVGILGATGMVGQRFIQMLADHPWFEVAWLAASDRSAGKTYAEACRWKLDTPIPAKIAAMTLMPNVPEGTPSGELPKIIFAALDSSVALELEPKFAAAGCAVISNSSAFRMTSDVPLVVPEVNADHLGMIDGQSWRKESGGFMVTNPNCSAIGLVLALKPLEERFGIESLFVSTMQAISGAGYPGVASLDILGNVVPFIKNEEEKLQEEVAKLLGAVRGDHVEMLDVKVSAHCNRVAVEDGHTECVSIKFRKPATREEILAAWAEFSPLRGIHEGQDLPSAPDQPVEYDAAEDRPQPRLDRMRGRGMASTVGRLRPCNLLDWKFVVLSHNTIRGAAGAALLNAEILAMLGKLDAPKGAAAGLVTA from the coding sequence ATGGAACGACGCAAAGTTGGGATTCTGGGCGCGACCGGCATGGTCGGGCAACGGTTTATTCAGATGTTGGCGGACCACCCGTGGTTCGAAGTTGCATGGTTGGCGGCGAGCGACCGCAGCGCAGGCAAGACCTACGCCGAGGCTTGCCGGTGGAAGCTGGATACGCCGATTCCGGCGAAGATCGCAGCCATGACCCTGATGCCGAACGTGCCCGAGGGCACGCCTTCGGGCGAGCTGCCGAAGATCATCTTCGCGGCGCTGGATTCAAGCGTGGCCCTCGAGCTGGAGCCGAAGTTCGCGGCAGCAGGCTGCGCCGTCATCTCGAACTCGAGCGCCTTCCGCATGACGAGCGATGTGCCGCTGGTCGTGCCGGAGGTTAACGCCGACCACCTGGGCATGATCGACGGGCAGAGCTGGCGCAAGGAGTCGGGCGGGTTCATGGTGACGAACCCCAACTGCTCGGCCATCGGCCTGGTGCTGGCACTGAAGCCTCTTGAGGAACGCTTCGGCATCGAGAGCCTCTTCGTGAGCACGATGCAGGCCATCAGCGGCGCGGGCTACCCCGGCGTCGCCTCGCTGGACATTCTCGGCAACGTCGTCCCGTTCATCAAGAACGAAGAAGAGAAGCTGCAAGAAGAAGTTGCGAAGCTGCTGGGCGCGGTGCGCGGCGACCATGTCGAGATGCTCGACGTAAAGGTGAGCGCGCACTGCAACCGCGTGGCCGTGGAAGATGGCCACACCGAGTGCGTCAGCATCAAGTTCCGCAAGCCCGCGACCCGCGAGGAGATTCTCGCGGCCTGGGCGGAGTTCTCGCCGCTGCGCGGGATTCACGAGGGGCAGGACCTGCCCTCGGCCCCGGACCAGCCGGTGGAGTATGACGCTGCGGAAGATCGTCCGCAGCCGCGCCTGGACCGTATGCGTGGACGCGGCATGGCGTCCACCGTGGGACGCCTGCGTCCGTGTAACCTGCTGGACTGGAAGTTCGTGGTGCTCTCGCACAATACGATTCGCGGAGCCGCTGGAGCAGCCTTGTTGAACGCGGAGATCCTGGCCATGCTGGGCAAGCTCGACGCCCCCAAGGGAGCGGCAGCAGGGCTGGTGACGGCATGA
- the lysC gene encoding lysine-sensitive aspartokinase 3 gives MSAAVSEPRPKIVVMKFGGTSVEDAEAIKRTVGIVKGRRDQGLQPIVVVSAMAKVTDQLLAAAATAGGGDRDGAVAISFKLRKRHLDTADQIVGREIAELAHFLHRQFDALDDLLRGIAAVGELTERSTDLVVSFGERLSSIMVARAFEHRGLSGAHVDARTCIITDSHFGKAAPLEEIIEAKLLEHVLPLVEARAVPVMGGFIGANEQGVTTTLGRGGSDYTAALVGGGLYAGAIEIWTDVNGIMTTDPRICPDALRVKTISFEEAAELAYFGAKVLHPATILPAVQKSIPVYVLNSRNPSNEGTKITPIAPKCASPLKSIAVKKRLTIVDVVASRMLMSHGYLKAVFDVFDKYHCAIDMVSTSEVSISVTVDSNEQLPAICAELGKIADVKYEGRKALVCLVGEDIRGHNGIAARVFGAVRDINVRMISQGASEINMSFMIDEEDVEEAVRSLHQEFFSDPDEAVFDATARMAKV, from the coding sequence ATGAGCGCAGCGGTGTCGGAACCCAGGCCCAAGATTGTTGTAATGAAGTTCGGCGGCACCTCGGTGGAGGATGCAGAGGCGATCAAGCGCACCGTCGGCATCGTGAAGGGGCGGCGCGATCAGGGCTTGCAGCCCATCGTGGTGGTCTCGGCCATGGCGAAGGTGACGGACCAGTTGCTGGCCGCTGCCGCCACAGCCGGAGGCGGCGACCGTGACGGCGCGGTGGCCATCTCGTTCAAGCTGCGCAAGCGGCACCTCGACACGGCGGACCAGATCGTCGGCCGCGAGATCGCGGAGCTGGCGCACTTCCTGCATCGCCAGTTCGACGCGCTTGACGACCTGCTGCGCGGAATCGCCGCAGTGGGAGAGCTGACCGAGCGGAGCACGGACCTCGTCGTCAGCTTCGGCGAGCGCCTCTCCAGCATCATGGTCGCGCGCGCCTTCGAGCATCGCGGCCTCTCGGGCGCGCACGTCGACGCCCGCACCTGCATCATCACCGACTCGCACTTCGGCAAGGCCGCGCCACTCGAAGAGATCATCGAGGCCAAGCTGTTAGAACACGTACTGCCTCTCGTGGAAGCCCGCGCGGTCCCCGTGATGGGCGGCTTCATCGGAGCCAACGAGCAGGGCGTCACCACCACGCTGGGACGCGGCGGCAGCGACTACACCGCGGCCCTCGTCGGCGGCGGGCTGTATGCCGGTGCCATCGAGATCTGGACGGACGTGAACGGCATCATGACGACCGATCCGCGCATCTGTCCCGACGCGTTGCGGGTGAAGACGATCAGCTTCGAAGAGGCCGCCGAGCTTGCCTACTTCGGAGCCAAGGTGCTGCATCCGGCGACCATTCTTCCGGCGGTGCAGAAGAGCATTCCGGTGTATGTTCTCAACTCGCGCAACCCCTCCAACGAAGGCACCAAGATCACGCCGATCGCGCCCAAGTGCGCCAGCCCGCTCAAGAGCATCGCGGTAAAGAAGCGGCTGACGATTGTGGATGTGGTCGCGAGCCGTATGCTGATGTCACACGGCTATCTGAAGGCTGTCTTCGACGTCTTCGATAAGTACCACTGCGCCATCGACATGGTCTCGACCAGCGAGGTGAGCATCTCGGTGACGGTGGACTCGAACGAGCAGCTTCCGGCCATCTGCGCGGAGCTGGGCAAGATCGCCGACGTGAAGTATGAGGGCCGCAAGGCGCTGGTCTGCCTGGTGGGCGAGGATATTCGCGGACACAACGGTATCGCCGCCCGGGTCTTCGGTGCGGTGCGCGATATCAATGTCCGGATGATCTCGCAGGGAGCCAGCGAGATCAACATGAGTTTCATGATCGACGAGGAAGATGTAGAGGAGGCGGTGCGCTCTCTGCATCAGGAGTTCTTCTCCGATCCTGATGAAGCTGTGTTCGATGCGACAGCGCGAATGGCGAAGGTGTAG